Part of the Sulfurimonas denitrificans DSM 1251 genome is shown below.
AAATGAGCTCTTTTGCTAAATCTAACTCTCTTTGGTAATCTTCATCACTTACATGTAGTTCACATGGACCCAAACATCGATTTATCTGATGGTAAAGGCAGAGTTTCTTTGAAGTGAGAGAGCCTTTTTTTTGCACAAGTGCACATAGCTCATAAATAGAGTCTAAAATATCACGAGCACCTACTGAAAATGGACCATAGTATTTAATATTTGATGATTTGATGATTTTTCTTGTCATCTCAAATCTGGGATATTTTTGTGAGTTGTCTATGTAGATGTATGGATATGTTTTATCATCACGAAGCAAAATATTGTATTTTGGCATAAGTTGCTTGATAAGAGAATTTTCTAGGATAAGTGCGTCATGCTCGGAGTTTACAACTATATATTGGAGTGTATGAGTTTGAGAAATCATCTTAGAAATTCTACTTGAGAGGTTTGAATTTGGTTTGAATTTGGGAGCAAAATTAAAGTAGCTTTTTACTCTCTTTGCCAAACTTTTTGCTTTTCCAATGTAGAGAAGATGTCCATCTTTGTCAAAATATTGATAAACTCCAGCAGAATCTGGAAGCTGCTTTATGCACTCTCTAAGAGTCATGACTTCTTGTCTCTTTGATTATTTTTTGAATTTCTTTAGCTAAAGAGTTCAATTTTTCATCTTTTATATCGATGTTAAAATCGCCATTTGAGCGCTCTTGATAGGTTCCAATTATGTCTTTTGTTTTCACATTTTGGCTCTTTGGAGCATGTGTTACAAACGCTTTAATATCATCAAATAAATTCTCATCACACTCTTTGCACTCGGTGGGCATATAGAACTTTAAAGCACTTTTAATGCTTTGTATATTATTATCAAATTCTTGTTTCCCAATAGGATGATTAAATACGAAAAATAGTGTTTTGTTTTTGATATAAGCGAAGTTAATCATGTTTTGTATAGGCGGAGTAAACATAGATTGGACTATTTTTATACATTTATAGTAAATTAGTTTAGAGAATTGAGGTCTGCTTTGAATAGAATTTATAATTTGACTAGCGTTTTTCATCTGGCAATTATAGCAATGTTTTTATTAAGTTTGAATGGATGTGGTTATAAGGCTGATCCATACTATTTACAGAGTGCGCCAAAGGGCGATGAAAATGTAAAATTTATCATCAAAGAGCCAAAGAGCGACAATAATGAAAGCGATGCCATAAATAAATGAGATATGATGTAATAATTGTGGGTGCTGGAGTAGCTGGTCTTTATGCTGCAACTCACATCCCAAAGAGCAAAAAAGTCCTCCTAATTAACAAAAGAGAAACATTTAAGTGTAATAGCTTTTACGCTCAAGGCGGCATAGCTTTGGCAATTGATGCAGAGGATATTCCTCTACATGTACAAGACACACTTGATGCAGGAGCAGGACTTTGCAGCGAAGAGGCTGTAAGAGTTCTCAGTGAGAGTTCACGCGCAATTATTGATGATTTGATAAATCGTGGATTTGAATTTGATAGAGATAAAGATGGAAATCTTCTATATACAAAAGAGGCGGCTCACTCAAAAGAACGCATTTTACATGCTGGAGGAGATGCCACAGGGCGACATATGCACTACTTTTTACTACAACAAAATCCACACCCGATGTTGACTGATGCAAGAGTTGTGGATTTGCTTATAAAAGATGGTGAGTGTTATGGCGTTACTGTTTTAGATCACAGAGAGAGCAGAAATATATACGCTGATAATGTAATTCTCGCAAGCGGCGGCGTCGGCTCGCTCTATGAATTTCATACAAATGCGCCTTGTATTAGTGCTGATATGCAAGGACTTTGTGTAATGAAGGGGATTGAGCTGAGCGATATGGAGATGATGCAGTTCCATCCAACTGTATTTGTAGATAGTGATTCTGCTCAAAAACTACTTTTAACTGAGGCGCTAAGAGGTGAGGGAGCTACTGTTGAAGATGAAGCTGGGCGAAGATTTCTTTTTGATTATGACGAGAGAGGAGAGCTTGCTTCAAGGGATATTGTGAGTAAAGCTATCTATGATCACAATAAAAAAACAAAGATGCAGACATATCTCTCATTTAAAAATTTTGACCATGTATATTTTACAAAACGATTTCCAAATTTATATAAGAGTCTCCAACTCTTAGGATATGATGTTCCTAAACAGAGAGTTCCTATATCACCAGCATTTCACTATGCAATAGGTGGAATTAAAACAGACGTTAATGGTGCAGTTCCAAGCATAAAATCTCTATATGCAATAGGTGAAGTTGCTTCAACAAAAGTTCATGGTGCTAATAGACTTGCTTCAAACTCCCTTTTAGAGGGGTTGGTTTTTGGTAAAAGAGCAGTAGAGCACATTCTAAAGAAAAAAAACAGTAAAAAAGAGCTCTTTTTTGAAGTCAGCAGCGAGATTATGAGTTTAAAAGAGGACAAAGAGAAAAAAAATCTTCTCCGCCGCATTATGTGGGAAAAAGTTTCTATAGTTAGAACAAAAAATGGACTAAATAGTGCATTGCATCAAATAAATGCTCTATTAAATGAAAAAATTGGTAAACTTCTAAAATTTCGTTTACTCACAGCAAGAGAGATTGTTCTTGGAGCATTAGCTAGAGATGAGTCAATTGGGGTACATTTTATACAAAAGGATGATAATGATTAAGTTGTTAATTATTATGTTTGGTGTTAGTTTTGCATATGCTAGCTCAGGGGAATCTGTAGGTGCACTTCCAGATTTAACGTTTACATGGGTTGGTTTTGCTTCTCTTGCTATCTTTATTGTTGGCTACTATTTTGTTGCATCAGAAGAGAAATACCATATAGACAAAGCTAAACCAGCGCTTCTTACTGGAACTTTTTTGTTTATACTAGTTGCACTATATTATGCAATAAACGGAATGGATATGAATCTTGTTCATACCGAAGTTGAACATGTTATCTTAGAGATTGCAGAGATTTTCTTTTTCTTATTTGTTGCTATGACATACATAGAGTCAATGATTCACATGGGTGTTTTTGATAGCCTCAAATATAAGCTTGTATCTAAGGGATATAGCTATAGAAAACTTTTTTGGGCTACAGGATTTTTAGCGTTTTTCCTCTCACCAGTTGCGGACAACTTAACAACAGCTCTTATTCTCTCAACTGTTTTAATAACAATAGAGAGAAATAAAGCATCGTTTTTAGTTCCAGGTGCTATAAATATTGTTGTTGCAGCAAATGCAGGCGGTGCTTGGAGTCCATTTGGAGATATTACAACCCTCATGGCATGGGCGGCTGGAAAGGCACCTTTTGTTGATTTCTTATTTCTTTTCCCAGCTTCAATCGGAGGTTATTTTATAACTGCATATCTTCTTAGTAGATTTGTGCCAGAAGATGTTCCTCCATTTGATGCATCAACTGAGAAAAAACCTGAGATGATGAGAGGTGCTAAGGTTGTTATGGCTCTTGGCGTATTTACAATAGTATGTGCCGTTCTCTCTCATCAAGTGCTTCATCTCCCAGCTATGTGGGGAATGTTATTTGGTCTTTCATTACTTAAACTATATGCTTACAGACTTAAGAGGGTTTACAATTCTGATTTTAATATTTTTCACTCTATTGCAAAAATTGAAAATAATACGCTTCTATTCTTCTTTGGAATCTTAGCAGCAGTTGGTGCTCTTTACTTTGTTGGTTGGTTAGCTCTTGCTGCTGTAGTTTATGATCCATCAGTTCTTGGTCCAACTTGGTCAAATATAGGTGTTGGTTTCCTCTCGGCAATAGTAGATAACGTTCCTGTTATGTCTGCCGTCTTAAAAGCAAATCCAGAGATGGGAATAGATCAGTGGCTCTTGGTTACACTAACTGCTGGGATTGGCGGCTCGCTAATATCATTTGGTTCTGCCGCTGGTGTTGGTGTTATGGGAAAATTACCAGGAATATACACATTTAGTTCACATATGAAATACTCATGGACTATTCTTATAGGTTATATAGTTTCTATAGGTATCTGGTATGTTCAGTTTGAAATATTGGGCATATATTAAACATTAATCTTAATTATTGTATCCTTTTGACATCAAAAGGGTACATACCCTCTTAACGCCTATTAGGCACTTCAAAACACTTTTTTAAAGGTAATCAAATGACAAATGTTAGCATTATAGTATTGGACTTTGGCTCTCAATATACACAGCTTATAGCTCGCCGTCTTAGAGAAGATAAAATTTATTGTGAAATTCTTCCATATCACACAAAAGTAGCAGATATTAAAGCAAAAAATCCACAAGGTATTATTTTAAGCGGTGGTCCATCTTCAGTTTACAATAAAGATGCTTACGAGGTTGACCAAGGCGTTTATAAGATGGATATTCCAGTTCTTGGAATCTGTTATGGTATGCAAAGAATTGCAGCTGACTTTGGTGGAAGTGTTGTCCGTGCATCTCATCATGAATATGGCAAAGCGGAACTAAAAATATTAAATCTAGAAACAAACCCTTCACCACTTTTTAAAGATTGTGATGATGAGAGAATTGTATGGATGAGCCACAGTGATAAGGTAGATACCCTTCCTGCGGGCTTTGAACCAATTGCAGTCTCTTCTAACTCTCCATACGCTGCAATAGCAAATGAAGAAAAACGCATCTACGCAATGCAGTATCATCCTGAAGTTCAACACTCAGAAGAGGGCTA
Proteins encoded:
- the nadB gene encoding L-aspartate oxidase: MRYDVIIVGAGVAGLYAATHIPKSKKVLLINKRETFKCNSFYAQGGIALAIDAEDIPLHVQDTLDAGAGLCSEEAVRVLSESSRAIIDDLINRGFEFDRDKDGNLLYTKEAAHSKERILHAGGDATGRHMHYFLLQQNPHPMLTDARVVDLLIKDGECYGVTVLDHRESRNIYADNVILASGGVGSLYEFHTNAPCISADMQGLCVMKGIELSDMEMMQFHPTVFVDSDSAQKLLLTEALRGEGATVEDEAGRRFLFDYDERGELASRDIVSKAIYDHNKKTKMQTYLSFKNFDHVYFTKRFPNLYKSLQLLGYDVPKQRVPISPAFHYAIGGIKTDVNGAVPSIKSLYAIGEVASTKVHGANRLASNSLLEGLVFGKRAVEHILKKKNSKKELFFEVSSEIMSLKEDKEKKNLLRRIMWEKVSIVRTKNGLNSALHQINALLNEKIGKLLKFRLLTAREIVLGALARDESIGVHFIQKDDND
- the nhaD gene encoding sodium:proton antiporter NhaD, with amino-acid sequence MIMIKLLIIMFGVSFAYASSGESVGALPDLTFTWVGFASLAIFIVGYYFVASEEKYHIDKAKPALLTGTFLFILVALYYAINGMDMNLVHTEVEHVILEIAEIFFFLFVAMTYIESMIHMGVFDSLKYKLVSKGYSYRKLFWATGFLAFFLSPVADNLTTALILSTVLITIERNKASFLVPGAINIVVAANAGGAWSPFGDITTLMAWAAGKAPFVDFLFLFPASIGGYFITAYLLSRFVPEDVPPFDASTEKKPEMMRGAKVVMALGVFTIVCAVLSHQVLHLPAMWGMLFGLSLLKLYAYRLKRVYNSDFNIFHSIAKIENNTLLFFFGILAAVGALYFVGWLALAAVVYDPSVLGPTWSNIGVGFLSAIVDNVPVMSAVLKANPEMGIDQWLLVTLTAGIGGSLISFGSAAGVGVMGKLPGIYTFSSHMKYSWTILIGYIVSIGIWYVQFEILGIY